A region of Candidatus Margulisiibacteriota bacterium DNA encodes the following proteins:
- a CDS encoding ATP-binding protein, whose product MNLQIYAYINLWTSVACIALAFLLLAGGGLRKKANISFSVMSLITAAWQFGLYKHTLSTTYNGAMYWSIVLHGFAILIPPFYMLFVMSMLGISRRYFTGIMFALALLLVYLNIFSRDFIATVSPISGFAFFPMAGKYYVFYLAEYFICFLLPIYWLAINIKNENGNKKDRLILLFVSTVIGVIGSSSTFLPVYGIPIFPYANCFTWLFTMVLAYAITKTKFLDISVIVSKSIAYGTAMLILGISYIALVTSYRMFISQNIDIGFVSMTIAYGIFVGFAFERMRMFIQTSSDKLFLQGRFDLAKTSADVAERLSSIVSLDALSSALESIRVNNIESTLLELHLLEGYPSNESVKSNIAHLSNDPLKEYFFANKLIAEISRLPKGLKETLQKNVEYIAPSYSADKLIALLYIGRKLSENTYSSDEIAVFKVLAPQIATVIERIKPFEKIKHDFDSTQKKLFETEKMLGRSARLASLGTLTAGVTHEIRNPLGVIRMGMNLMAKEPRDAKYLQEWRDLHIKHVDRIADIIDKMLHLSKAKEAVNRVFNVNDLIKQYIIGIVSSKNVNISTDLKPVPDISAIEDDLHQVLINLTSNAIKAMPDGGNLMLKTYETNENGSAKVVIEVSDTGTGITPENLEKIFDPFFSTWENGTGLGLSISYKIIEELKGRIEVQSQVGKGSIFKIILPAV is encoded by the coding sequence ATGAATCTTCAAATTTACGCATACATAAACTTATGGACCTCCGTCGCCTGTATAGCATTGGCCTTTCTTCTATTGGCTGGGGGAGGCTTAAGGAAAAAAGCAAACATAAGCTTTTCGGTTATGTCGTTAATAACGGCAGCCTGGCAATTCGGCCTTTATAAACATACCCTCTCTACAACTTACAACGGGGCAATGTATTGGTCCATTGTTCTTCATGGCTTCGCGATATTGATCCCGCCGTTTTATATGCTCTTTGTTATGAGCATGCTTGGGATTTCGCGTCGTTATTTTACCGGAATAATGTTTGCGCTCGCATTGTTATTGGTTTATTTAAACATATTCTCGCGTGACTTCATTGCCACTGTGTCACCAATTTCAGGATTCGCCTTCTTCCCCATGGCCGGCAAATACTACGTTTTCTATTTGGCGGAATATTTTATCTGTTTTTTGCTTCCAATTTACTGGCTAGCGATAAACATCAAAAATGAAAATGGAAACAAAAAAGATCGGCTGATATTGTTATTTGTAAGCACCGTTATCGGAGTGATTGGAAGCTCATCGACGTTTTTACCCGTGTATGGAATACCGATATTTCCTTATGCAAACTGCTTCACCTGGCTTTTTACAATGGTTCTGGCTTACGCGATAACAAAAACCAAATTTTTGGATATTTCGGTCATTGTCAGCAAATCCATCGCCTATGGCACTGCTATGTTGATTTTGGGCATATCATATATTGCGCTTGTAACCTCCTATCGAATGTTCATCTCACAAAATATCGATATCGGCTTTGTCTCGATGACCATCGCTTATGGCATTTTTGTAGGCTTTGCGTTCGAAAGAATGAGAATGTTCATCCAAACCTCTTCTGATAAATTATTCTTACAGGGGAGATTCGACCTCGCCAAAACAAGCGCTGATGTGGCTGAAAGGTTATCTTCTATCGTAAGTCTTGACGCTTTGTCGAGCGCGTTGGAATCTATCCGGGTCAATAATATTGAATCAACATTACTGGAATTGCATTTACTTGAGGGTTATCCATCAAACGAAAGCGTTAAAAGCAACATTGCTCATCTTTCAAATGATCCCCTTAAAGAATACTTTTTTGCAAACAAGCTCATTGCCGAGATTTCTAGACTTCCAAAAGGTTTAAAAGAAACTCTGCAAAAGAATGTTGAATATATTGCTCCCTCATATTCCGCTGATAAATTGATCGCACTGCTTTATATAGGCCGAAAACTTTCGGAAAACACTTACAGCAGTGATGAAATCGCGGTCTTTAAAGTGCTTGCTCCGCAGATCGCGACGGTTATTGAGCGGATCAAACCATTCGAAAAGATTAAGCATGATTTTGATTCCACACAGAAAAAACTGTTTGAAACCGAAAAGATGCTTGGAAGATCGGCAAGATTGGCTTCGCTCGGAACTCTCACAGCAGGAGTCACGCATGAAATAAGAAATCCTTTAGGCGTAATAAGAATGGGAATGAATCTCATGGCAAAAGAACCTAGAGATGCTAAGTACTTGCAGGAGTGGAGGGACCTGCATATAAAGCATGTGGATAGGATCGCTGACATAATCGATAAGATGCTGCACTTATCAAAAGCAAAAGAGGCCGTAAATAGGGTATTTAATGTTAATGACCTGATCAAACAATATATCATCGGTATTGTTTCTTCTAAAAATGTCAATATTTCAACGGACCTTAAACCTGTGCCTGATATATCGGCGATAGAAGACGATCTTCATCAAGTATTGATCAATCTGACAAGCAATGCCATAAAAGCCATGCCGGATGGCGGAAATTTGATGCTAAAGACATATGAGACGAACGAAAATGGGTCCGCAAAGGTTGTTATTGAGGTTTCCGATACAGGGACCGGCATAACGCCGGAAAACCTCGAAAAGATATTCGATCCGTTCTTCAGCACCTGGGAAAATGGAACAGGCCTAGGCTTAAGTATTTCCTATAAGATCATC
- a CDS encoding class I SAM-dependent methyltransferase encodes MAIIDNWFTEKTETFYSFLKTLQSECNTFDDHNPSIKTRQERVLKIFESVSAVFDLHFSEIWKFITKERLSDSLETFNGYKSYYYDKLSKFLLSPAVNFQINKKPLGYPGDFIVMNYMYDYNPTTGKFLGESTFDMLVNRYSCNVPISMSNIKRKEFLKEKLYSVIKQGGRNIASIACGSIRELFEATRQYDIPQGITFTCFDFEQKVFDYIEDQIKKNDLKGIKLEMIRADIMGLIKDKNMQERLSGQDFVYCSGLFDYLSERISERLLKILFSFVKPGGELIICNASEEYSSHRAYYDFLGDWILIYRKKDQIMRWTKNLPDISESSIFQTHEGGNYWFLSLKK; translated from the coding sequence ATGGCAATAATAGATAATTGGTTCACAGAAAAAACAGAAACGTTTTATTCCTTTCTTAAGACTTTGCAATCTGAATGCAACACATTTGACGACCATAACCCGTCGATCAAAACCAGGCAAGAGAGAGTCCTTAAGATATTTGAATCCGTTTCCGCAGTCTTTGATTTGCACTTTTCAGAAATATGGAAGTTTATTACAAAAGAGAGATTGTCGGATAGTCTAGAAACATTTAATGGGTATAAAAGTTATTACTACGACAAACTAAGCAAGTTCTTATTAAGCCCCGCAGTAAATTTCCAAATAAATAAAAAGCCCCTGGGATATCCGGGTGATTTCATTGTCATGAATTATATGTATGATTACAACCCAACAACGGGAAAATTCCTTGGGGAAAGTACCTTTGATATGCTGGTAAATAGATATAGCTGTAACGTTCCAATCTCTATGTCCAATATAAAAAGAAAAGAGTTCCTCAAAGAAAAACTTTACAGCGTTATCAAGCAAGGTGGGCGCAATATCGCAAGCATCGCGTGCGGCTCTATCAGAGAGCTGTTCGAGGCAACCCGGCAATACGATATCCCGCAAGGAATAACTTTCACATGTTTTGATTTTGAGCAAAAGGTATTTGATTATATAGAAGATCAGATTAAAAAAAATGACTTAAAAGGTATAAAGCTCGAAATGATCAGAGCGGATATAATGGGTCTCATAAAAGATAAAAATATGCAAGAAAGGCTAAGCGGTCAGGATTTCGTATATTGCTCCGGCCTTTTTGATTACCTTAGTGAAAGAATAAGCGAACGCCTACTAAAGATTCTTTTTTCATTTGTAAAGCCGGGCGGCGAATTGATCATTTGCAATGCTTCAGAAGAATACAGCTCCCACAGAGCCTATTATGATTTCCTTGGGGATTGGATTTTAATATACAGAAAGAAAGATCAAATAATGAGGTGGACAAAGAATCTCCCGGATATTTCTGAGAGCTCTATTTTCCAAACCCATGAAGGTGGAAACTATTGGTTCCTTAGCCTGAAAAAATGA
- a CDS encoding SIR2 family protein has translation MNYELDYWLDHIANEKAVLFIGAGISKIAGCYDWNTIIEKLNNHDVMKEAFPKQIVLKSILNEEWMEVCRGKFDDKERIDDFWGILSSSLYPDDKLYSEKYVPLVMNLKKVKPFPKIITTNIDDCLERTKQFDPGKVLYEECNYVMNKFVSGVICHIHGYCLNLKAALWFKSQYIRLYEQSEFSKYIKEIISNYSVLFIGYGFRDKELLNLFGATKSKGSDIKHFALIPSHEYTDENEAVYKDLYNITLIKYGETDRFIPEISQWIDSRFVESSIISGTIGGELANV, from the coding sequence ATGAATTATGAGTTAGACTATTGGCTTGATCATATAGCAAACGAAAAGGCAGTGCTATTTATTGGAGCCGGCATATCAAAAATTGCCGGTTGTTATGACTGGAATACAATTATTGAAAAGCTTAATAATCACGACGTCATGAAGGAAGCTTTTCCTAAACAAATAGTACTTAAAAGTATTTTAAATGAAGAGTGGATGGAGGTTTGTCGCGGGAAATTTGATGATAAAGAAAGAATAGATGATTTTTGGGGAATATTATCAAGCAGCCTATACCCAGATGATAAGCTTTATTCGGAAAAGTATGTCCCATTAGTTATGAACCTTAAAAAAGTTAAGCCTTTTCCAAAAATCATTACAACAAATATTGATGACTGTCTTGAGAGAACAAAACAATTTGACCCTGGCAAAGTATTGTATGAAGAATGTAATTATGTGATGAATAAGTTTGTTTCAGGTGTCATCTGTCATATACACGGATATTGTTTAAATCTTAAGGCCGCACTTTGGTTCAAGTCCCAGTATATAAGGTTATATGAGCAGTCAGAATTTAGTAAATATATCAAAGAAATAATATCAAATTACTCCGTTTTATTCATAGGATATGGCTTTAGGGACAAGGAATTGCTTAATCTGTTTGGTGCGACAAAATCAAAAGGTTCTGACATAAAACACTTTGCATTAATACCTAGCCATGAATATACAGATGAAAATGAAGCTGTTTATAAGGATCTATACAACATAACATTGATTAAATATGGTGAAACCGACAGATTTATTCCTGAAATATCACAGTGGATTGATAGTCGATTTGTTGAGTCAAGCATTATATCAGGAACAATAGGAGGTGAATTGGCAAATGTTTAA
- a CDS encoding type I restriction endonuclease has protein sequence MNIINEKKFEEEIEQSLLDEHKGGYVQGNKDDFNRELALDTKVLFGFIKSTQKDEWDSLTKIHGTDIEKKLLYRLNQELDTRGMLDCLRNGITDYGKKFKLAYFRPVSGLNPETQKLYDKNILTVTRQVHFSTRDERSIDMVLSVNGLPVATIELKNPFTGQNVDDAKRQYKYDRDDRDLLFQFKKRALVHFAVDTDEVYMTTRIQGSKTKYLPFNKGHNMGAGNPPNPKGHKSSYLWEEILIKDSWIDILGRFIHLELLEIAFEGRKIKKENMIFPRYHQLDSVRKLSADALQNGAGKNYLIQHSAGSGKSNSIAWLAYRLSGLHNQDDKRIFNSVIVITDRVVLDKQLQDTIYQFEHKTGVVEKIDKDSTQLAKALTGGTNIIITTLQKFPFVLDKVKDLPKRNYAVIVDEAHSSQGGESATKMKHVLGSVDDKEPVSDDTAEEDTEDEIRDLMQKRGPQKNLSFFAFTATPKAKTMEVFGQKGIDGKPLPFHLYSMRQAIEEGFILDVLENYTTYQLFFQLSKKIEEDPNVNKKKAAIAIARFLTLHPYNLAQKTEVIIEHFRQVTMKKIGGKAKAMVVTASREHVVRYKHEFDRYLAEKGYKDIKALVAFSGKVLLDGIPPEYTEARMNGFGEKELPNKFAGAEYQILLVAEKYQTGYDQPLLHTMYVDKRLDGVKAVQTLSRLNRTCPGKEDTFVLDFVNKRDDILAAFQPYYEQTQLTETTDPNKLYDLKTKIDSFQVVLKPDVDAFCSVFYKNKKLHTKNEHAQLNALVDIAVARFEAIEDEGQKDDFENTLGVFIRLYAFLSQIIPFQDIDLEKYYTYSRYLLKKLPPRENGSRYHLDDEVALEYYRLQKITEGKIELQKDSGAAIKPMSEAGTKEDKEEYAHLSEIIKLLNDRFGTDFTEADKLFFDQIEEEMVLDEKLGVQAKNNTIDNFKYGFDDMFGDKLVERMDQNQDIFNKIMDDKAFASVVKDYMLKKVYKRLSE, from the coding sequence ATGAATATTATTAACGAAAAGAAATTTGAAGAGGAAATTGAGCAAAGTCTGCTTGATGAACATAAGGGTGGATATGTTCAAGGGAATAAGGACGACTTTAACCGTGAACTTGCCCTTGATACAAAAGTCTTGTTCGGTTTTATCAAAAGTACTCAAAAAGACGAATGGGATAGCTTAACAAAGATTCATGGGACAGATATAGAAAAGAAGTTGTTATATCGCCTTAATCAGGAGCTTGATACACGTGGAATGCTTGATTGCCTGCGTAATGGCATTACGGATTACGGAAAAAAGTTTAAACTCGCATATTTCAGGCCGGTTAGCGGACTGAACCCTGAAACACAGAAACTATACGACAAAAATATCCTTACAGTGACCCGTCAGGTCCATTTCAGCACAAGAGATGAGCGATCAATTGACATGGTTTTGTCTGTAAATGGGCTTCCTGTCGCGACAATTGAGCTAAAGAACCCTTTTACCGGTCAGAATGTTGATGATGCCAAACGACAATATAAGTACGACAGGGATGACAGAGATCTTCTGTTCCAATTTAAGAAACGCGCGCTTGTACACTTTGCAGTTGATACCGATGAGGTTTATATGACCACTCGTATTCAAGGCAGTAAAACAAAGTATTTGCCTTTCAATAAAGGTCATAACATGGGTGCAGGAAATCCTCCAAATCCTAAAGGCCACAAGTCCTCTTATTTATGGGAAGAAATCTTGATTAAAGACAGTTGGATTGATATATTGGGAAGATTTATCCATCTTGAGCTGCTCGAAATTGCTTTTGAAGGCAGAAAAATAAAAAAAGAGAATATGATCTTTCCACGTTATCATCAGCTTGATTCAGTTCGGAAATTGTCCGCGGACGCGCTTCAAAATGGCGCCGGCAAAAATTACCTTATCCAACATAGTGCCGGAAGTGGAAAGAGCAACTCTATTGCCTGGCTGGCGTATAGGCTTTCCGGCTTACATAATCAAGACGATAAACGTATATTTAATTCAGTAATAGTTATTACGGACCGTGTTGTGCTTGATAAACAATTACAGGATACAATCTACCAATTTGAGCACAAAACCGGAGTAGTGGAAAAGATAGACAAGGATTCGACTCAATTAGCAAAAGCATTGACTGGTGGAACAAATATTATCATTACCACGTTGCAAAAGTTTCCTTTTGTTCTGGATAAAGTTAAAGATCTTCCAAAGCGCAATTATGCCGTGATAGTTGATGAGGCGCATAGTTCACAAGGCGGTGAATCAGCAACAAAGATGAAGCATGTTCTTGGTTCCGTCGACGATAAAGAGCCGGTAAGCGATGATACGGCAGAAGAAGATACGGAAGATGAGATTCGAGATCTGATGCAAAAAAGAGGTCCGCAGAAGAATTTAAGTTTCTTTGCGTTTACTGCGACACCGAAAGCAAAAACAATGGAAGTATTTGGACAAAAAGGGATTGATGGCAAACCGCTGCCATTTCATCTTTACTCGATGAGGCAAGCCATTGAGGAAGGCTTTATTCTTGATGTGCTTGAAAACTATACGACATATCAGTTGTTTTTTCAGCTTTCAAAAAAAATTGAAGAAGACCCGAATGTTAATAAAAAGAAAGCTGCTATAGCAATTGCAAGGTTCTTAACCCTGCATCCTTATAACCTGGCTCAGAAAACGGAAGTGATTATCGAGCATTTCAGACAGGTAACCATGAAAAAGATAGGCGGCAAGGCAAAAGCAATGGTGGTTACTGCCTCGCGCGAACATGTCGTGCGTTACAAACATGAATTTGACAGGTATCTTGCGGAGAAGGGTTATAAAGATATCAAAGCGCTTGTCGCATTTTCCGGAAAGGTTTTGCTTGATGGTATACCCCCCGAATATACAGAGGCTAGGATGAACGGATTCGGAGAAAAGGAATTGCCTAACAAATTTGCGGGTGCTGAATATCAGATACTGCTTGTCGCTGAGAAATATCAGACCGGCTATGATCAACCGCTTTTACATACTATGTATGTTGATAAACGGCTTGATGGCGTAAAAGCGGTCCAGACATTAAGCCGGCTTAACAGGACATGCCCTGGTAAAGAGGATACATTTGTTCTTGATTTTGTAAATAAAAGAGATGACATTTTGGCGGCTTTCCAACCGTACTATGAGCAGACACAATTGACCGAAACGACCGACCCGAACAAGCTATATGATCTTAAAACAAAGATCGATTCGTTTCAGGTCGTTCTCAAGCCGGATGTTGATGCTTTTTGTTCTGTATTCTATAAAAATAAGAAATTACACACAAAGAACGAACATGCGCAGTTAAACGCTCTTGTAGATATTGCAGTAGCCAGATTTGAAGCAATCGAAGATGAAGGGCAAAAAGATGATTTCGAAAACACCCTTGGGGTTTTTATCAGGTTGTACGCGTTTTTATCGCAAATAATCCCATTTCAGGATATCGATCTTGAGAAGTATTATACCTATTCAAGATATTTGCTTAAAAAACTGCCTCCAAGAGAAAACGGGTCGCGATACCACCTTGATGATGAGGTCGCGCTTGAATATTACCGCCTGCAAAAAATCACCGAAGGGAAGATCGAACTGCAAAAAGATTCAGGGGCGGCGATAAAGCCGATGTCCGAAGCAGGCACGAAAGAGGATAAAGAAGAATACGCGCATTTATCTGAAATAATAAAACTTCTAAATGACCGTTTCGGGACTGATTTTACTGAAGCGGATAAACTCTTCTTTGACCAGATAGAGGAAGAGATGGTCCTTGATGAAAAGCTTGGAGTTCAGGCAAAAAACAACACCATAGACAATTTTAAGTATGGTTTTGATGATATGTTCGGTGATAAATTGGTCGAGCGCATGGATCAGAATCAGGATATCTTTAATAAAATAATGGATGATAAAGCGTTCGCATCGGTTGTGAAAGACTACATGCTTAAAAAAGTTTATAAGAGGTTGAGTGAATAA
- a CDS encoding DUF3800 domain-containing protein, with the protein MVDILLPKYNIYCDESRVENTDSQKMVIGALIIPRDQKIEIVSKIKGIFASNNFSYELKWSKTSDRYLELYKSLIDYFVSDERIGFRCIIVNKKGLDYAQFHNEDKELAFFKFYNLMLRQKLLDCKQYYIFLDKKPTRDKNRARALHSYLESYILLHRKQCSIAHLQAYNSHENILLQVADYFTGMVGYAANDHPRNTIKYGIVKYLREKLGRSKLVISTPLSEEKFNMFIWRSENAKKR; encoded by the coding sequence ATGGTCGATATTTTATTGCCAAAATATAATATTTACTGTGATGAATCCCGTGTTGAAAACACGGATTCTCAAAAAATGGTCATAGGCGCATTGATAATACCACGGGATCAAAAGATAGAGATTGTCAGTAAGATCAAAGGAATATTTGCCAGTAATAATTTCTCATACGAATTAAAGTGGTCAAAAACGAGTGATCGCTACCTTGAATTGTATAAGTCGTTGATTGATTACTTTGTTTCCGATGAAAGAATCGGTTTTCGCTGCATTATCGTAAACAAAAAAGGTTTGGATTATGCGCAATTTCATAACGAAGACAAAGAACTGGCGTTTTTCAAGTTTTACAATTTAATGCTCCGGCAAAAATTACTGGATTGTAAGCAATACTATATATTTTTAGATAAGAAGCCGACGAGGGACAAGAACCGCGCGCGAGCGCTGCATTCATATCTGGAAAGCTATATCCTTTTGCATAGAAAGCAATGCAGTATTGCGCATTTGCAGGCGTATAATTCTCATGAAAACATATTATTGCAAGTTGCGGATTATTTTACGGGGATGGTTGGCTATGCGGCAAATGATCATCCCAGGAATACAATTAAGTACGGCATCGTTAAGTATTTAAGGGAAAAACTAGGCAGATCAAAACTTGTAATAAGCACTCCTCTAAGCGAGGAAAAATTCAATATGTTTATCTGGAGAAGTGAAAATGCGAAAAAGCGTTGA
- a CDS encoding restriction endonuclease subunit S translates to MKRYSAYKDSKTEYIGEIPNHWDTIRTRFVFDVVSGNGFPDELQGRQEGELPFYKCSDINTSGIYIDSANNYVDMSDVRINKWNIVPRNSILLAKIGEALKKNHRKISDCDCLVDNNMMAIIPDNGSAGLKYYYYLMCLIRMEWCCNPGAVPSVDTSKFRSFFIPKCSDEEQEQIGKFLDFKTVQIDGLIAKKEHMIELLKEERSAIINKAVTKGIDPHVGVKDSGVEWLGKVSRPWVIKKIKYNASVKFSSVNKKTEEGEVLVRLCNYVNVYYNDIISPELDFMEASATSEEIQNFQLRIGDVLVTKDSEDWMDIAIPAYVASELPNLICGYHLALIRPFSNLMNGKFLFYLLYANCINYQFKIEASGVTRYGLSNYALSNALIPIPSLKEQKDIAIFLDQKTEQIDLQIVREQKSIDLLKEFRTALISEVVTGKIDVRG, encoded by the coding sequence ATGAAACGGTATTCTGCTTATAAAGATTCAAAAACAGAATATATTGGTGAAATTCCAAACCATTGGGACACTATTCGTACTCGTTTTGTATTTGATGTCGTTTCAGGCAACGGCTTTCCTGATGAACTTCAGGGGAGACAGGAGGGTGAATTGCCTTTCTATAAATGTAGCGACATAAACACGTCAGGGATCTATATTGATAGCGCAAATAATTATGTCGATATGTCCGATGTTAGAATAAATAAATGGAATATTGTTCCGCGCAATTCTATTCTCTTGGCTAAAATAGGAGAAGCTCTCAAGAAAAACCATCGTAAAATTAGTGATTGTGATTGTCTTGTTGATAATAATATGATGGCAATTATTCCAGACAATGGATCCGCGGGTTTGAAATATTATTATTACCTCATGTGTTTGATTCGAATGGAATGGTGTTGTAACCCGGGAGCTGTGCCTTCTGTCGATACAAGCAAGTTTCGTTCCTTCTTCATTCCAAAATGCTCTGATGAAGAACAAGAGCAGATCGGCAAATTCCTTGACTTTAAAACTGTCCAGATTGACGGTTTAATCGCCAAAAAAGAGCACATGATTGAACTTCTCAAGGAAGAACGGTCAGCGATCATTAATAAGGCGGTGACAAAAGGCATTGATCCACATGTGGGAGTGAAAGATTCTGGGGTTGAGTGGTTAGGGAAGGTGTCGAGGCCTTGGGTGATAAAAAAGATAAAGTATAATGCTTCGGTTAAGTTCAGCAGCGTAAATAAAAAAACTGAGGAAGGCGAAGTATTGGTTCGTCTCTGCAATTATGTTAACGTATATTACAATGACATAATATCGCCAGAATTAGATTTTATGGAAGCATCTGCTACATCGGAAGAAATACAAAACTTTCAATTGAGAATCGGTGATGTTCTTGTGACTAAAGATTCAGAAGACTGGATGGATATTGCTATTCCGGCTTATGTGGCATCGGAGCTTCCAAATTTGATTTGTGGATATCATCTAGCCCTGATTCGTCCTTTTTCGAACTTAATGAACGGAAAATTCCTTTTCTATTTGTTATATGCAAATTGTATTAACTATCAGTTTAAGATCGAAGCTTCTGGCGTTACACGGTATGGCTTAAGCAACTATGCACTTAGTAACGCATTAATACCTATTCCCTCATTGAAAGAACAGAAAGACATTGCCATCTTTCTTGATCAAAAAACCGAACAAATCGACTTGCAAATTGTCAGAGAGCAGAAATCCATAGACCTGTTAAAAGAATTCCGGACGGCTTTGATTTCTGAAGTGGTTACGGGAAAGATTGATGTGAGGGGGTAA